CCATTCTTGCCGGGAATCTCGTGAAGGTAGTCAGCCGCCAGATCAGCATGTTGGGTAAAGATAGGTCCATCGATAAGTCCGATTTTTACTTCAGGGCTGCCGCTGGTGCGTTTCATCAGCGGAGTGAGCTTGACCAAGTCTAAAGGATCCAAAGAATTCTCCTCTTTGCTTGTCCGATACGCCGCGTAATCGGCTATTAACAAAGCGCACTGGAAATTTTTGCTCGAGTTAGCGCTTGTTGCTAATTTATAAAGAACTTCTGAGGTTTTTACTGAATTTGGAAGTATTATTCATTGTTTTGACTTGATTTCTATTCGTGCCATTACTTATTCAAAGCAGGCTTGGAGCGAGAAATCTAGCAGCAGATTTAGCCATCAAAAGTATTTCATGTACATTATTAACTGGATTTTTCTATCTCTCTCTGAAGCCAGCGTTCAATCACCTTGATGACATAAGCCTCCTGATCCGGCGTCAGGGCATGGCCTTTGGGGATTCTGTGCCATTTTTCCAGACAGCCGCGGCAGCAGCAGGCGGTCGCGTGCTGGGCGACAAAAACCGGGTGCCCACGAAAAGGGGTTTGTTTGCCGTCATTGTCAATCATGGCCGGCGCCAGGCGTTTGGCGATGAAGTCTCGGGCATGATTGATGACAGTGGGCAGGCCTTTGGTTTGCAGATAAACGAGGTCTTTGCCCTGGAGGTGGAATTTGCGGCGGAAGGCCGACTTTGAGAGTGCTTCAAAGATTTCGTCTAAGTTTCGCATATAAATTCATGTCGATTTAACAAAGTGTCGCCAGCGCACAGCTCAATGAGAAGCCGGACAGAACGGAGCGTTGCCTGACCGGGATGATTCATAAAAGGTAATATCGCGGATCCAGGAATAGAGTTCATGAAGGGAAAATGGAACTGTCCAGCCTGTGAGACTGAGCGGCAAATAACCGCCAGTGATTTGTACGCGATCGCACCATAAAGGTTTCTGGCGGCAAAGGTAGCGTTTCGCCCGATGCATATGCAGATTGTCGGAGGCAATAAAGATCCTGTCGTAGTTTTCCAGATAGGGCAGTGAGCAGCTGATATTCTGCCATGTATTAAGAGCCCGGTCTTCAATGATCAAATGATCGTCAGGAATGCCGAGTTCGCGTGCGAATACGGCCATCACCTTCGCTTCGACATGTTCGTTATGAGCAGCCGCACCCGATACGATTAATCTGTCGCAGGCATGGTTTCGATAGGCATTAACGCCGACTTCCACGCGCATGCGCTGCATCGGGTGGAGGCTGCCGTTCGTGTTGGTGGGATAGCCGGCAACCAGCACGGCGCAGTTTCCGGAACCGGTTCCTGCAGATGCGCCACGAGAACCCAGCCAGTAAGCCAACTCAGCGATCATAAACAGGCCGATGAATGCTGCTAAAACCCGCTTCAACCATTTTATGAAATTGTTAATTATCACTGCTATTCCTTGTCGGTATAAAGATCGTCAACAAGCTTTTTGAACCAGGCGGGCAGAAAAATGACGAGCAGCAAACCGAGCGTGCTGGTAAGCGGTATGGGGCCCACTCCCAGCACGGTAAAAACTGTCAAGACCGTGGCGCATTTGATTCTGGCTCGGGTAGATGGCTTCATAATAAGGCATTTTTTTGTTTGGGTTGATCGGATTCAATCATGACGATATGACACTTGAGTTAAGAAAGTTTTACCACGAAGGACACGGTGAACACGAAGTTTTTTATTTTGTATTCTTCGCGGCTTAAATGGAAGGGCGATCACTTGATCTTCAAGTATTCTTGATTGGTCGCCAATTTTTTGCTCCCCGAAATCGGGCTCATCCGATTTCGGGGAGCAAAAATGGAGGCTCTTCTGGAACATCCTTTGCTTTCGTGTGTCGATTGCGCAAACAACCTTCTCATGCTTTGCATGGTTTGAAGGCGTTTTATTCTTTGCAAGATTCTCCCGTCTTCTGAGTGGCCTCATTCCTGTGCAGAGCGAGCGCCGCATCGCTAGTGTGTTCGTATTCTCACCAGCAAGGGCGGCTGGATGAGAATTTTGGTAAGTTGAACCCAACCGGGGATTGCTCGACGCGGTTCTTGACAGGCTGACGGGGCGCACCGGAATCTTTCGTTTGGAGATAAGCGATTCGACATTGGGAGGATGTTTGATGAGTGATGACAGATCCTGGGGCGGAATACCTTTGCTCGTTTTTCTGCTGCTATCGCTGGCTATCGCTGGAGTGGGTTACTACGTCTTCCAGCAACAGGCCAGGCATCTAAAGGAGAGCGCTCAAAGAGAGCTGGCCACTATTGCCGACCTTAAAGCAGAACAGGTTGCCAATTGGAGAAGCGAGCGCAAGGGTGATGCGCAGGCAGTGAGCCAGGATTATTTCTTTGAATCTGTCGTGATACAGTGGTTTCAGGAAGGTTCTCCGCCCGGTGAGCGCAGGCAGCGCATCCTGGATCGATTGACCACGCTGCAGAAGGCCTATGATTATCATGCCGTCGACCTGCTGGACGACCGAGGAACATTGCGCTTATCCACTGCGGCCGCTCAACGCCAGATGGGCGGCACTGCGCTGGATTTTGCCATCGAGGCGATGCGCACAGGCGCGATCCTTTTCTCCGATCTTCACCGGACCGAAGAAGAATCCAACCAGCCC
This is a stretch of genomic DNA from Methylobacter sp. YRD-M1. It encodes these proteins:
- a CDS encoding YdcF family protein, whose product is MIINNFIKWLKRVLAAFIGLFMIAELAYWLGSRGASAGTGSGNCAVLVAGYPTNTNGSLHPMQRMRVEVGVNAYRNHACDRLIVSGAAAHNEHVEAKVMAVFARELGIPDDHLIIEDRALNTWQNISCSLPYLENYDRIFIASDNLHMHRAKRYLCRQKPLWCDRVQITGGYLPLSLTGWTVPFSLHELYSWIRDITFYESSRSGNAPFCPASH
- a CDS encoding DUF4186 domain-containing protein, coding for MRNLDEIFEALSKSAFRRKFHLQGKDLVYLQTKGLPTVINHARDFIAKRLAPAMIDNDGKQTPFRGHPVFVAQHATACCCRGCLEKWHRIPKGHALTPDQEAYVIKVIERWLQREIEKSS